In one Paraburkholderia megapolitana genomic region, the following are encoded:
- the sctL gene encoding type III secretion system stator protein SctL, whose amino-acid sequence MGLAFLITSDNLQLLSERKVLKEREYATLLDASAVIATAREEAERIVAAAQREFDARHAAGYEEGLRRAQHEYATQTYSQALSAAKTMESMKDSMAEIVVKAVRAIVGEMGTQRLYEAALARIMPLVRDEPFLIVHVAPGRREEMEQALASAFAGQMRAQKIRVVEDAKLEARACTVETPSGRIDASLDLQIDALRQAIRREPLKGAAR is encoded by the coding sequence ATGGGACTGGCTTTTCTGATTACGAGCGACAACCTGCAGCTGCTGTCCGAGCGCAAGGTTCTGAAGGAGCGCGAATACGCGACGCTGCTCGACGCATCCGCGGTGATTGCGACTGCGCGCGAGGAAGCCGAGCGCATCGTGGCGGCTGCGCAGCGCGAATTCGACGCGCGCCACGCGGCCGGCTACGAGGAAGGACTGCGTCGCGCGCAGCACGAATACGCGACGCAGACCTATAGCCAGGCGTTGTCCGCGGCGAAGACCATGGAGTCGATGAAGGACTCGATGGCGGAGATCGTCGTCAAGGCGGTGCGCGCGATCGTCGGCGAGATGGGCACGCAGCGGCTCTATGAGGCCGCACTCGCGCGCATCATGCCGCTCGTGCGCGACGAGCCGTTCCTGATCGTGCATGTCGCGCCGGGCCGCCGCGAGGAAATGGAGCAGGCACTCGCCAGCGCGTTCGCCGGGCAGATGCGTGCGCAGAAAATCCGCGTTGTCGAGGACGCGAAACTCGAAGCGCGCGCCTGTACTGTCGAAACGCCGTCGGGCCGTATCGATGCAAGTCTCGACCTGCAGATCGACGCGCTGCGCCAGGCCATCCGTCGCGAGCCGCTGAAGGGAGCGGCGCGATGA
- a CDS encoding SctK family type III secretion system sorting platform protein translates to MTPADRSPPAPWMQALELPAAPRRAAFYRMVCEFNLRPDTYLHVTRVPAAWPAAYQELARFGEAGRRLIARHLLDEHGVVGADFDAATPPARLALLPGAALEQLASFAGLLLHRNWLREALHGRRVRTEVAAKFGAAALELALERAPEFGVLGETLEPWRNEPAALPALIRARGGRLLADFIAVAGVPVERRARLKFNRAIDDEAPYLLNHAQRDQLGELLFLFLIPERFAAWDWLF, encoded by the coding sequence ATGACGCCGGCCGACCGCTCACCGCCGGCACCGTGGATGCAGGCCCTCGAGCTGCCTGCAGCGCCACGCCGTGCCGCGTTCTACCGGATGGTGTGCGAGTTCAACCTGCGTCCGGACACTTACCTGCACGTCACGCGTGTGCCTGCCGCGTGGCCCGCTGCGTACCAGGAACTGGCGCGCTTCGGCGAGGCCGGGCGCAGGCTGATCGCACGCCATCTGCTCGACGAGCACGGCGTGGTGGGTGCCGACTTCGACGCTGCGACACCGCCCGCGCGGCTCGCGCTGCTACCGGGTGCGGCACTCGAACAGCTCGCATCGTTCGCAGGCTTGCTGCTGCACCGGAACTGGCTGCGCGAGGCACTGCATGGGCGGCGCGTGCGCACCGAGGTCGCGGCGAAGTTCGGTGCCGCTGCGCTCGAACTCGCGCTCGAACGCGCGCCGGAATTCGGCGTACTGGGCGAAACGCTCGAGCCGTGGCGCAACGAACCCGCCGCACTGCCGGCATTGATCCGGGCGCGCGGCGGTCGCCTGCTGGCGGATTTCATTGCGGTAGCCGGTGTACCGGTGGAGCGTCGTGCGCGACTGAAATTCAATCGCGCGATCGACGACGAAGCACCTTATCTGCTCAATCATGCGCAGCGCGACCAGTTGGGCGAGCTGCTGTTTCTGTTCCTGATTCCCGAGAGGTTTGCGGCATGGGACTGGCTTTTCTGA
- the sctJ gene encoding type III secretion system inner membrane ring lipoprotein SctJ, giving the protein MTAHRSIRWRSHAARVALVGALVLLAGCQQELYSGLSEAEANQMLGVLTDAGISATKDNDARDASDRQSWLVEVPDDDMHSALTVLHANGLPRPHYASIGELFQKQGLVSTPAEERMRYLYGVSQDLSRTLQDIEGVVVARVQVVIPENDPLADKIRPSSAAVYIRYRPGVDLRAMAPMVKDLVAHSIEGLQYDNVSLFLQPASEKAVPVNGIGNALNDIVHLRTPLGWLVGALVLLTFAVIALSAARRGMFGAGLAGLLGSARSNGGAGGGGSGATGNGARAVRVVDSARDGA; this is encoded by the coding sequence ATGACGGCTCATCGATCGATCCGCTGGCGCAGTCATGCGGCGCGCGTTGCACTCGTCGGTGCGCTCGTGCTGCTGGCCGGCTGCCAGCAGGAGTTGTACTCGGGCCTGAGCGAAGCCGAGGCGAACCAGATGCTCGGCGTGCTGACCGATGCCGGCATTTCTGCGACCAAGGACAACGACGCACGCGACGCCTCGGACCGCCAGTCGTGGCTCGTCGAAGTCCCCGACGACGACATGCATTCCGCGCTGACGGTGCTGCACGCGAACGGTCTGCCGCGCCCGCATTACGCGAGCATCGGCGAGCTGTTCCAGAAGCAGGGGCTGGTGTCGACACCCGCCGAAGAGCGCATGCGCTATCTGTACGGCGTATCGCAGGATCTGTCGCGCACGCTGCAGGACATCGAAGGCGTCGTGGTGGCTCGCGTGCAGGTGGTGATTCCGGAGAACGATCCGCTCGCGGACAAGATCAGGCCGTCGTCGGCGGCGGTCTACATCCGCTACCGGCCCGGCGTCGATCTGCGCGCCATGGCGCCGATGGTGAAAGACCTCGTTGCACACAGCATCGAAGGGCTGCAGTACGACAACGTGTCGCTGTTCCTGCAACCGGCGTCGGAGAAAGCGGTACCCGTCAACGGTATCGGCAATGCGTTGAACGACATCGTGCATTTGCGCACGCCGCTCGGCTGGCTGGTCGGCGCGCTGGTTCTGCTGACGTTTGCGGTGATCGCGCTGTCGGCGGCGCGGCGCGGGATGTTCGGCGCGGGCCTTGCCGGTTTGCTCGGCAGCGCTCGCAGCAATGGCGGAGCAGGCGGTGGAGGAAGCGGTGCAACGGGCAACGGTGCACGCGCCGTGCGGGTCGTCGACAGTGCGCGCGACGGCGCGTAA